AACGCGCTGCACAAGTTAAAACTGCTTGAAACTAAAACTGCTTGAAAACATGAATATAATATCAAGAGAAGAAAGCTATCTTTACCAGTTACTTAGTTTAATTGAGGAAGAAGGATGTCTTACAGTTGTCAATCATCAAGGTGAAGAATTTCACTTTGGGAAAACTTCGTCTTCTCAAAATTTGCGTGTGTTTATTAGAAACTCTGATACATACAAGTACATCTTTGCTTTTGCTTCTCTTGGCGTTGGTGAATCCTACACAGAAGGTTGGTGGGATGAGGAGAATGATAATATTGTAGACTTAATGGGCTTATTTCTCAGAAGTAGCGTATCTTCAAATGCTCGTGGTCAGATTCCTTTAGTCTTAAAGATTTTTGCTCAACGATTGTTAACATTACCACTTCTTATCCAAAACAGTAGACGAAATGTTTCACACCATTACGATATTGGAAATGATTTCTATCAACTTTTTCTTGATGAGAGCTTAACCTATTCGTGTGGATATCAGCTTGACTCGACTGACTCCCTTAAAGAGATGCAGTTACAGAAATACGAGTTGATCTGCCAAAAATTAGATTTACAGCCTAGTGATAATATCATCGACATTGGCTGTGGTTGGGGAGGAATGTTAATATACGCAGCGGAAAAATACGGAGTTCATGGAACTGGTATTACGCTCAGCGAAGAACAGGCAAAACTGGCTGAGGAAAAAATCAGAAAAAGGGGACTTTCAGGACGTTTAAAGATATTACTCTGTGATTACCGCCAAGTCCATGGACAGTTCGATAAGCTAGTTAGTATTGGCATGTTTGAACATGTAGGAAAGTCTAACTTTTCCACATTTATGGAAAAATCTTCAGACCTTTTAAAACCTGGTGGAATAGGACTGCTGCATACTATTGGTACTATTGGAAGTGTAAGAAACGACCCATGGATAGCTAGATATATTTTTCCTGGTGGCTATCTACCGAAGCTTCATGAGTTAGCCCAAGCAATGTTGGAAGCTGGTCTTACGGTTATTCACTGTGATAATTTAAAGCCTCACTACGCAGAAACATTGAAGCGATGGTCAGTAAATCTCAAAAATAATAGAGATGAAATACTTGCCCTCTCAAAAGGCTATGACAACTCTTTCATTCGAATGTGGTACTACTATCTACAAGCTTGTGAAGCCAGCTTTAGATACAATAATATGCAACTTTATCAAATCTTGTTCTTTAAAGGCAAGCAATGGCCATTCAGTAAAACACTCGTTTTCCCAGCAGACAAAATTCGTGAAGAAGCACAATCCGTAGTAAATCTTTTTTAATTAAAAACCAAACATGCTGGATATTATTGGTAATAATTTGTTACAAGATTCGACTAGCTTTGTCACATCTGGAAGTCCAGTAACTATCCCTTTTAACATCGTAGTTGCTTGTTTCGCCATTTTTTTCATGACTCCATCGCTCGGATTTTTTCCAGCTTCCGCTAGTTTTTTAAGTTGTTCTAGAGCTTCAACTTTATCTTCATCACTCAAACTGGTTTCGCTAGAAACTGCCTTCTGAAGCTCAATCAATATCTCTTTAAGCCCTAGTTTGTCCGATTGAGTAGAATCATGCAACTGATCGATTGCATTGGTCACACTGCCATTGATTGTCCCAAGATTAACAATTCCATTAATAGCAGCATCTCCACCTATGAATTGTCCAAAAGTACTGCTAGCAATATTGATTTGCTTCTGATTCTCATTCATCTTAACTTCTCCAAAATAGTTGTGGTTGATAATTGGAAAATACTTTTCTTTTTGGTTAGTCGCAAAAGCCAAAAGGTTTGCAAGCGTCTGAGTTGGATTTCCGCTTTTTTCAAGTAGGGAATTAATCTCTTCAGATGGCAATACCTGCATTTCTTGAAATATGTCAGAGTAATCTTCTCCTAACTCAGCGTGGTTAGACTGCTCTGAGGTTGCAAGTCTAGTTAATATATTACCTTTTTTCCCCTTTTTTTCTATAGAAGCAAGTCTGATGTCTGCGTCTGGATGTTTTTCGTATAAACCTCTGATAGATAGTGCTAAAACACGAGGGTCAACATTCTGATTATGGTAAAGATCAAGAGTGTGAACCATTGGAGCAATGAAATCAGCGAACTCTCCTTCTGCAAATTTTTTTCTGTCATCGTCAGGTTTGCGACGACAATTTTGATCGAAATCATCTGGGTCTGGCAAACGCATATAAGCAAATTCGCACTTCACGTCGTCCAGTCTAGTTTTTGTCGTGATACCCCAATCTTCAATGTATGCTGCTGTGAGATTAGCTCCTCTCAAGTCTGCATTGTCAAGCTGCGCTTGCACTAACTGCGCCTTACGAAGATCAGCGTTTTGTAGGTCTGCTTCATTAAGGTTAGCTCCGATCAATCTAGCGCCTTTTAAATTAGCATCTTTCAATATAGCTTCCTCAAGGTTAGCACCTACAAAGATAGCTTTTACTAGATTGGCTCCTTGCAAGTTAATGCCTTGCAAGTTAAATCCATCAAATACTTTTCTTTCTCCTTGCCGCTTAGTTATTAGCTGTCTCACTGAGCGATGCTGCAAGTAGCTTTCACCAGGACGAGTCCAACTAAGACTCTCAGCAGAAGCCCAACAGGTATGCATTAGGATAGCACCTCTAAAATCTGAACTTTTAAGTTCTGCTTGAGTAAAATTAGTATCAGTTAAATCAGCTCCTTTAAAGCATGTGCCCCTTACGGCAGCAAGAACACCTGCTAATTTACGAGATAGGTTGTAATTCTCATCACCCATAAGTGTTCTTCGGCTAATATAACTGCTTAAGAGTATAGATAGTACACCTCCACTAGCTGCCATAAATGTACCTAGATCTTGACGACCAGCATCTACCATGGCGATTGCACCTACTGAGGCTCTAGCTGAGACAATAGTATTAGCGGATGCTGCAGATAAAACTGCTGCTACTATTGCAGCCGCAATCACAACTAAAACAGAAATTGTAGAGCCTGCAACAATTCTGGCTGCAGTGACAGCCGCAGCACCTGCCAATGCAGCAGCTGTTGTTCCTACTGCTGCTGCAATTATTGTTATAGCTACGGCTAAAGAAATATCTACAGCCCCTCTTACACCAGAGATTGCAGTGCCTGCTACTACAATTGCTCCAATGCCAGCTATAAATCCTAAAGCCGTTTCTAGCGGTTGACAGGCAGCAAAGCAAATAAGCATCAAAAATCCCGCTGATACTAATAGCCCAGGAAAAATAGTGTATTGCTGAATTATTTTTGGAAGAAAATAATAGGGAATCCACCAGTAAGCTAGCGATAGGGGAAATCCCGACAAAGCTAAAAGAACTAGTAGTCCTATAACCAAAGCAACTGCCCAACGTCGCTGCAACCCAGCCTGGACACCTATGAAGCTAGCTCCCTTAAGGACAGTTTTGGTAAAGTTTGCTCCTCGAACGTCAGACTGACTCAGATCTATTCCTGAAAGATCTTGATCCGCAAAAGATTGACCGCGAATAATCTCTCGACTGAAATCGCGTCTTCCACTTTTAAAAAGTCTCACGAGTTCACGAGATTTCACACTAGATCCTCAATTTTACAATTTTGCTTTTGTGTTTTAGGTATATTTGTATCATGAAGATATTAAATGTCGAACTTCCTAGGGGGTATATATCAAGACTTTCAAGATCTGTTTTTTACACCTTATAGAAGACTACAATCGATACTTCACCTAAAGAATAAGATAAATTAAGTAACTTTTCTGGATTTCAAAAATTGCAATGAATTTAACCAATTCATTTTTAACCTAACAAGAGAATAAATACAAGTTTTTTAGTGCTAAAGTTTAATTCTGTTAAGGTAACCAACAAACTTGCCTTATCCTAGCAATATAATTCAGTAAAATTTCATACTATATGTTTTAATTATAGATCTTAAATATAGAATTTTATACAAAAACTTTCGGTCTAATCATCCCACAATGGGATCTTAGGCGGAAGGTTTCTGTCTAAGATCCTAAATCGTTGTAATAGACAGAAACATCCATGTATTATTTAGCTATATAATCCTGAAGCATTTATACAAAAATATGTAAGTTGAGCCACAACCGCGCAAATTTTTAGATCTTATATCAGGCTGGGCTATGAGTAGAGAGATTATTTTACTCTTGGGCTTTGGTTGCAATCACATCAACAATCTATCTGTTCAAGGATTTGCTGAAGGCGATCGCATCTTAACATTACGAGATTTTGCCCAATCATCTCCACTTGGAGAACCTAAAGCGATCGCAAGGCGATCGCGCCAAGATGGAGTCATCTGCATATCGCGAAACATTCTTGCCCATTCATGTAGCGCAATGATAATTGGATTATGCGAACGAACTGGCTTCGTTAAGCCGTAAACAGGTGGATTGGCAAGATTTTCTTCGGTGAATGTGCCAAATAAGCGATCGAAGATAATTAAAACCCCGCCGTAGTTGCGATCGATATAGGCTCGATTAGAAGCATGATGGACACGATGGTGTGATGGAGTATTGAATATCCATTCTAAAAAGCCGAGTTTCGGTATCAATTCGCTGTGAATCCAAAATTGATAAAGCAGATTGAGTGATAGACCAACCCCAACTGCGATCGGATGAAATCCTAACCAAACGGGTGGTAAAAAGAATAGGAAATTCCCTGATATCCAGCCAGTCCATGCCAATCGATAAGCCGCCGAAAGGTTGAGATGATTAACTGAGTGATGCACCGCATGGCTTGCCCAGATCCAACGAATGCGATGGGAAGCGCGATGCTGCCAATAATAAAAAAACTCGATCACTAAAAACAACAAAAGGATTCCCCACCAAGTATCAAGCGGGACTGTTAGTAATCGATGTTCCCAAATCCACATCGATAAACCGACTAGAAATATTTTGGAAATGCTTCCTGATGCGACATAGCCAAGAAATACGCCAAGCGAGGCGAGGCTTTCTCTCCAAGAATAATATCGAGGCAATTTGTTATGCCAAAATAGAAATGTCAACTCGATCGCGATCGCTATAGCTATAAATGGGGCAACATTGAGAATGAATAGGTCCTGCATAGAAATTTATCCAAATGAAATAACGAACCAGAATAAAATTTTCAAGTAGCAAGTGTTTGTTGCTTTCTTTGATGCTTTACAATCTATGTCAAACACCAGTAGTCATGCCAGTGATGTTTGTCCCGATCTCTTCGGGACATTTGTCCCAAATC
This sequence is a window from Pseudanabaena sp. BC1403. Protein-coding genes within it:
- a CDS encoding class I SAM-dependent methyltransferase; the encoded protein is MNIISREESYLYQLLSLIEEEGCLTVVNHQGEEFHFGKTSSSQNLRVFIRNSDTYKYIFAFASLGVGESYTEGWWDEENDNIVDLMGLFLRSSVSSNARGQIPLVLKIFAQRLLTLPLLIQNSRRNVSHHYDIGNDFYQLFLDESLTYSCGYQLDSTDSLKEMQLQKYELICQKLDLQPSDNIIDIGCGWGGMLIYAAEKYGVHGTGITLSEEQAKLAEEKIRKRGLSGRLKILLCDYRQVHGQFDKLVSIGMFEHVGKSNFSTFMEKSSDLLKPGGIGLLHTIGTIGSVRNDPWIARYIFPGGYLPKLHELAQAMLEAGLTVIHCDNLKPHYAETLKRWSVNLKNNRDEILALSKGYDNSFIRMWYYYLQACEASFRYNNMQLYQILFFKGKQWPFSKTLVFPADKIREEAQSVVNLF
- a CDS encoding pentapeptide repeat-containing protein, whose translation is MLICFAACQPLETALGFIAGIGAIVVAGTAISGVRGAVDISLAVAITIIAAAVGTTAAALAGAAAVTAARIVAGSTISVLVVIAAAIVAAVLSAASANTIVSARASVGAIAMVDAGRQDLGTFMAASGGVLSILLSSYISRRTLMGDENYNLSRKLAGVLAAVRGTCFKGADLTDTNFTQAELKSSDFRGAILMHTCWASAESLSWTRPGESYLQHRSVRQLITKRQGERKVFDGFNLQGINLQGANLVKAIFVGANLEEAILKDANLKGARLIGANLNEADLQNADLRKAQLVQAQLDNADLRGANLTAAYIEDWGITTKTRLDDVKCEFAYMRLPDPDDFDQNCRRKPDDDRKKFAEGEFADFIAPMVHTLDLYHNQNVDPRVLALSIRGLYEKHPDADIRLASIEKKGKKGNILTRLATSEQSNHAELGEDYSDIFQEMQVLPSEEINSLLEKSGNPTQTLANLLAFATNQKEKYFPIINHNYFGEVKMNENQKQINIASSTFGQFIGGDAAINGIVNLGTINGSVTNAIDQLHDSTQSDKLGLKEILIELQKAVSSETSLSDEDKVEALEQLKKLAEAGKNPSDGVMKKMAKQATTMLKGIVTGLPDVTKLVESCNKLLPIISSMFGF
- a CDS encoding sterol desaturase family protein translates to MQDLFILNVAPFIAIAIAIELTFLFWHNKLPRYYSWRESLASLGVFLGYVASGSISKIFLVGLSMWIWEHRLLTVPLDTWWGILLLFLVIEFFYYWQHRASHRIRWIWASHAVHHSVNHLNLSAAYRLAWTGWISGNFLFFLPPVWLGFHPIAVGVGLSLNLLYQFWIHSELIPKLGFLEWIFNTPSHHRVHHASNRAYIDRNYGGVLIIFDRLFGTFTEENLANPPVYGLTKPVRSHNPIIIALHEWARMFRDMQMTPSWRDRLAIALGSPSGDDWAKSRNVKMRSPSANP